Within the Devosia lucknowensis genome, the region CAGCAACGGAATGGTGACGCTCTCGACGAACTCGCCGGGCTGCCTGTCCTGCTTGCCATAGGCAATGAAATAATCTTCCAGCTTGATCTCTCGCCGATGCTCGCCACGCCGCAGGCTGAGCTTTGCGCCCAGCGCGATGAATGGCGGCGGTGTGTCGCCGATCGGCGAACCGTTCGCGATATTGCCGCCGATCGTCCCCATGTTGCGCACCTGCTCTCCCGCAAACCGGTTCCAGAGCTCGCTCAACTGGGGAAGGTTAGCCTCGATGACCGGCAGGGCCTCCGAATATGTCACGCCAGCATAGAAGCGCACTTCGCTGTCATTGTCGGCGATGCGCTTCAATTCCTGCAAGTGACCGATGAAGATCACCGGGCCGATCGGCCGCATGAACTTTGTGACCCAGAGGCCGACATCGGTCGAGCCAGCCACGATCCGCGCGTCCGGATACGACTCGTATATGGTGGCGAAATCATCGAGGCTTGCGGGGATGATGATTCGCCTGTCGCCTTCGCCGATTTCAACGCGGCGACCGTCATGCATGGCGCGAATCTTATCCTTGACTGCAATCCGTTCCGCCCAGAGCGGATCACCTTCCGGCCGCCCATGGCTCGAAATCGCCTGTCCCGCCCGGATGATCGGCGCGTAGCCGGTACAGCGGCAGAGATTGCCTTGCAGAGCCTTCTCGATCGCAACCCGCGATGGATCGGGATTGCGCATCCAGAGCCCATAAAGGCTCATGACGAAGCCCGGCGTGCAGAAGCCGCATTGCGAACCGTGATGATCGACCATGGCCTGCTGCACGGGATGCAGCGCACCGTTTTCTCCGCGCAGATGTTCGATCGTAACCACATGCGTGCCGTGGAGACTGCCCACGAACCGGATACAGGCCGTCACCGAGTCATAAATGATTTCCTCGCCCAGCAGCTTGCCCACCAGGACCGTGCAGGCGCCGCAGTCGCCTTCCGCGCATCCTTCCTTGGAGCCTCGCAGCCGGCGTTCAAGCCGCAACCAGTCGAGCAGCGTCAGGTCGGGCGCCACATCCGTTAGCGTCACCTCCTCGCCATTGAGCAGGAACCGGATGGCATTGGCGACTTCGACCATGGCTCAGCTCCCGCGATAGGTGGAGTAGGCGAAGGGGCTGACCAGCAGCGGCACATGATAGTGCCTGTCTTCGGAGATCGTGAATCGGATCGGCACGACGTCCAGAAAAGGCGTCTCGATCTCGACCCCGATCCGTTCGAAGTACTGCCCGACATGGAAGCGGATTTCGTATTCGCCCTGCTGGAATTGATCGCTGAGCAGAGGCTGGTCCACGCGTCCGTCGGCATTGGTATAGCTGTCGACCAGGTGATGGGTGTGGTCGCCATGAACGTAATGCAGTTCCAGCCGCATGCCGCGCGCCGGCGTGCCGTGCATGGTATCAAGGACGTGGGTGGTGAGGGCTCCGCCCGCCATAGTGCTGCTCCTTCTGCGCGCCGCGGCCGAATATGGCTTTGAGGGCCCTGGCAGTGAGCGCGTTCGTCGTTCCCCTCTAGCACCATAGCACGCAGACTTGCTCTTGATACTCTCAAATTGGGAGCATTATGCTGCCGAAGGAGCAACAGATCGAGGCTTGAGGTTCGACATGCGTCATCCACCGGACCGCCCCCGCGAGCATGCCCTCTCCGCGGCACTCCTGTCCCGCGTCTTTCACCAGCCGTCGCTCATCTACTTCAACGCCGTAGCCACCTATCTCTCCATTCGCGAGGCAGCGCGACGGCTTGATGTCGCTTCGTCCGCGGTCACGCGCCAGGTCGCTCAGCTTGAGGACGCCCTCGGCATTGCACTGTTCCTCCGGGAAAAGCGCCGGCTTCGGCTGTCCCCGGCCGGCGAAATCCTGTTCCGCCATTCACGCCGGCTGGCAGCACCTATCGAGGCGGCTGTGTCCGAGATCGAACTGTTGCGAGGTGTTCGCGCCGGATCGGTTCGGATCGCCACCGCCGAAAGCGTAGGCCTTTCCTTCCTGCCCGACCTCATAAGCGATTTCGGCAAGCGCTACCCGCGCCTCACGCTGGACGTCTCCATCATCCCGTCCGCCGAAGTGATCGAGCGGCTGGTCGACGAGCGCATCGATATCGGCTTCGGCTTCATTGCCAAGCCGCCCCGGCAGGTCGACATCGCCTTCCGCCGCGATGTCTCGATCGGCGTCGTCATGAGCCCCGCCCATCCGCTTGCCAGCGTCGATCGGCTGACGGTGGCGCAATGCCTCGACTACCCCCTGGCGGTCGGCAAACCCGAAATTTCCATCCGCGAGGTCATCGAGCCATTCCTGCGTGGCTCGTCCGGCATCACCCCGCCCATGGTCGAGGTCAATTCCATTCGCTTGCTCGTCGAACTGGCGCTCGGCGGCCACTATGCATCCATCATGACGCCGATCGGCGCCCAGCACGAAATCGCTGCCGGCCGCCTGATCTTCCGGCCTCTCGGCGACAGCGGCCTGCCGACCAACCGGTTCGGGATCATGGTGCGTTCCGGCAGCAGCCTGCATCTGGCACCCGCCATTTTCTACGATCACGCCAAGGCCTTTTTCGAAGGTCTTGCCCTGCCGGGTGCGATCCAGCCTTGACATTCATAGCCAACGAGCTATTGATTGGATTCATAGCCAAACGCGAATGAATGACATGAGTGACCTTCAGGACGCCCTGTTCAGATCTCTGGCCGACCCCACGCGACGCGCCATTTTCGAGCACCTCTGCAAAAGCGGTGAACAGACCGTAGGCACGCTGACCAGCAGTGCCGGCGTCGCACAGCCGACCGTTTCCAAGCATCTCGCCGTGCTCAAGCAGGCCGGGCTCGTGAAAGATCGTCCCCAAGGTCGCCAGACCCACTATTCTGCCCGCATCGAGGCGCTCGCGCCGCTAACGGATTGGACCCGGGAGATGACCGGTTTCTGGGAAGGTCGCCTCGACGCCCTCGAAAACCTGCTCACAAGGATGGACCAATGACCCGCTTCGTCCGTAGCTTCCACCGCTGGACCTCGATAGTCTTCACCTTGGCCGTGGTGGCCAACTTCGTGGCCATTGGCACGATGGGCTACGCCAGCGTCCCGCCGCTCGTCACCTACGCACCCCTGCCCCCGCTCTTCCTTCTCCTGGCGTCCGGACTTGTCATGTTCGTGCAGCACTATGCCCGGCGTCGGCGTCCTGCGATGGTGGGGTAAGCCATGGCAAGCAGTGCGCAGTCTCGCCCGGCGTTGCAGCCCGGACCGGATGGCATCGTTCGGCTGTCGGGCGGCAACCCGCAGATCGCAAAGGGGTATGGCGATGCCGTGGTACAGCAATACATCGCCGCAATGCCCGGCTGGTAAAGCGCAGTCGGCAGAAGCCTCGACGCCATCATCGAAAAGACCGTTCCCGGCGTCCTCAAGGCGGTCAAGTGGAACACGCCATTCTATGGCGTCGAGCCGGACCATTACTTCGTCAGCTACCACTGCCTCACCCGCTATGTGAAAGTCGCCTTCCACAAGGGAAGCCAGCTCGATCCGCTGCCGCCCGGCACCTCGAAACAGGCCAAAGTGCGCTATCTCGATATCTACGAAAACGATACGATCGACGAAACGCAGTTCGCCGATTGGGTGAGGCAGGCCAGCATCCTGCCTGGTGAAAAACTCTGAGCGGAGGACAATATGACGTTCAGCAAGAACAGTGCAGCCGACCTCGCGACCGGCGCCACGCCGACGGAACTGATCGACAAGCGCATCGCCGATCTGTCGGATTGGCGCGGCGCAAAGCTGGCCGAAATCCGCAAGCTCATCCGGACGGCGCTCCCCGATGTCGTTGAAGAGTGGAAGTGGGGCAAGCCGGTCTGGTCGCACAATGGCATCCTGTGCACCGGCGAGGTCTACAAGGGCTACGTGAAGACGACCTTCCCAAAGGGAGCTTCGCTCGACGATCCCGACCACCTCTTCAATTCCAGCATGGACGGCAATGTCCGCCGCGCTATCGACTTCTTCGAATCCGAGCCCATCGATGCGGCGGCCTTCCAGGCACTCATCCGCGCCGCCTCTGCCGCCAACGGCAACAGGTAGGAGTTAGGTCATGTCTGCTTCCACGGAACTGCGCTCGGTTGTCGTTGAGCGCGAGATCGCCCAACCTGCATCCAGGATCTGGAAGGCGCTCACACAGTCCCACCTCATTTCCGAATGGCTGATGAACAACGACTTTGACCTCAAGGTCGGTCATAAGTTCAAGCTGCGTGGCGAGTGGGGCGGCATCCTCGACTGCGAAGTGCTGGCGATCGAGCCAGAGCGCAGCCTTTCCTATACATGGAATTTTGCCAATGACGATCCGCTCTACGCGCTCCAGAGCATCGTCACCTACACCCTGACCCCGACTGTCTCCGGAACGCACCTGCGCGTCGAGCAATCGGGCTTTCACCCCAGTCAGAAGCAGGCCTATGGCGGCGCCCATGCCGGCTGGAAAAGCTTCCTCGACAAGCTCGAAACGGTGGCCGCGGCACAGGACTAGCGGTCGCCACCGGCTTGCGCATACCATTGGTCTCCTGACTGAATCGATGAGACCTGCTCATGAACCGCTACCCCCGCGATATGCATGGCTACGGCCAGACCCCGCCCCATGCCAACTGGCCCGGCGGCGCTCATGTCGCGGTGCAGTTCGTGCTCAACTACGAAGAAGGCGGCGAGAACAACGTCCTCCATGGCGACGCAGCTTCCGAGGCTTTTCTGGTCGACGTCCTCGGGGCCCAGCCCTGGCCAAACCAGCGCCACGCCAATGTCGAGAGCATGTACGAGTATGGCGCCCGTGCCGGCTTCTGGCGGCTACATCGCCTTTTCACCGAAGCCAACCTGCCGGTCACCATCTACGGCGTGGCCACGGCGCTGATGCGCGCCCCCGCCCAGCTTGCCGCGATGCAGGAGGCCGGCTGGGAGATTGCCTCGCACGGCTACAAATGGGTGCAGCACAAGGACATGTCGCCCGCCGACGAGCGCGCCCAGATCGCCGAGGCCATCCGCCTCCACACCATCGCTACGGGCGAGCGTCCGCAAGGCTGGTACACCGGCCGCTCCAGCCTCAATACGGTTGATCTCGTGGCCGAGGCGGGCGGCTTCGCCTATATTTCGGACACGTACGACGACGACCTGCCATATTGGAAAGTCATTGCCGGCAAGCCGCAGCTGATCATTCCCTACACGTTGAGCGCCAACGACATGCGCTTCGTAACAGCGCCCGGCTTCGACAATGGCGACGAGTATTTCACGTTCCTGAAGGACAGTTTTGACTGCCTTTATGCCGAAGGCCAGGCAGGCTCGCCCAAAATGATGTCGATCGGCCTTCATTGCCGGCTGGTGGGTCAGCCCGGCCGCTATCAGGGTCTCAAGAAGTTCGTCGACTACATCGGCACGTTCGACAAGGTCTGGGTGCCGACGCGTCTCGCCATAGCCCGCCACTGGGCTGAGCATCATCCCTATGTTGCGCCCGATGTCATCCCCAGCCAGCTGGAAAAGGCGGAATTCGTTTCGCGCTATGGCTCCATCTTCGAGCATTCACACTGGATCGCCGAGCGTGCATGGGAAGCGGAGATGGGTCCTGCCAACGATACCGCAATCGGCCTGCATTTCGCGCTGCGGACCCAGTTTCGCATGGCAACGCCGGAGGAGCGTCTCGCCGTCTTGCGCGCCCACCCCGATCTCGCCGGCAAGCTTGCAGCGGCCAAGCGGCTGACGGCGGAATCCACGGCCGAGCAGTCCTCCGCCGGCCTTGACGCCCTGACCGACGCTGAGCGTGCCCACTTCACGGCGCTCAACACCAGTTATGTCGAAAAATTCGGCTTCCCGTTCATCATCGCGGTGCGTGACCACACCAAGGCGTCGATCCTGGAAAATTTCGAACGGCGTGTCGCCAGTTCGGCAGCCGAGGAGTTCGCCGCCGCCTGCGCGCAGGTCGAGCGCATCGCCTATCTGCGTCTGAAGGCGGTCCTGCCCTAGCCGTCGTGACGGGGCGCTTCGTCCACCGTCTCGTCCCTGTCGAAACCGAACATCATGGCCAGCACTGCCAGCCAGGGCAGATTATGCTGCACCCAATGATGCGGAGGACCACCGATACTCAACAACACATTACGCATGGTCTTGAGAGGCTATCGCCAAGTGTTGAAGATTGCGTAACCTTACCGCCGCGCTAACGTCTACTTGTAGAACCCCTCGCGAAAGCGGATGCCGTGCTCCTTCCATATGCGCATGGCGCAGAGCATGCCGGTCCAGCCTTCGCAATTGCCGAAGGCACCCTTGCGGCCGGCATCGGTTTCGCGAAATCCGCCTTCATGGATGGTCACGAGCGTCCGCCCATCCTCCAGCCCCTCGAACAGCATCGTCACCGTCGTCTGGTAGAGACCTGCAGGGTCGTCATCGGGCGCGGCGTCCCAGCGCAGCACGATCTTCCTGTCCGGCACGACCTCTACCACATGCACCGGAAAGGCGCCGGGGAAGTCGTGAAAGTCCCAAGTCACGGTCGCTCCGGTCTGAAGCCTGCCCTGCGCACCGCCTGTCGTAAAGTAAGCAGATAACTCCCCTGGATCAGCCACGGCCTCGAAAACCTCGTGCACTGGCTTTGCAATTCGTCCTTTCACCGTGAATTCATACGCCATGACCGCAGTCCTCCGTTGACCTGTGAGGCATTATGTTATAATTTCATAACATGTCAAATGACGATCTTGATGACCTGATTTTCAAGGCGCTTGGCCATCGCGTACGGCGACGCATCCTCGACCAGCTGAAAGCGCAAACGCTCACAACCGGCATGCTCTGCGCGCGATTTCCGGAGCTCGATCGCTGCACCGTCATGCAACATCTTGGCGTGCTCGAAGAAGCAGGCCTTGTCGTTGCCGAAAGACGTGGGCGGGAACGCTGGAACCATCTCGACGCGCTCCCGGTTCACGCCATCCACGAACGCTGGATCGGACCTTACGCGGCCTATGCGGCAAGCATGCTCGGCCGACTGAAGACGATGTCAGAGCTGACGGAATGACAAAAAGTTCAGACCAGATCGCCAGGTGAAGTCGAAACCCTGACGTCTGCGACACGTTCGATTCCCGTACCCCAAGCAGGAAAGGACCTGTCCAGCATGCTCTATCTCGATGTTCCGACCCAGAAGGATCTCACCACCCTTCGCGCCGTCCGCGACGAGGCCTGTGTCTCGATCTACCTCGAAACAACGCCGCTCACTCAGGATATCGAAAAGAGCCGCATAAGCTTGGGCAACCTCGGCAAGGAAGCCATAGCGCAATTGACCGAAGCAGGTCTCGACAAGCGGCGCCTGGAGGCGTTGCGCGAAGAATTGGACGACCTCGCCGACGACAACGAATTCTGGCGCTTCCAGGCGCATACTCTCGCAATATTCGCTACCCCCGATGCCATTCGCACGTTCCGCCTCGCCAACAGGCTGAGCGAGATGGTCGAGGTTTCAGACCGCTTCCATCTCAAACCGCTATTGCGGGCAGTGACGTTCCGCAACGCCGCAAACATTCTCGCAGTTTCGGAAAATGCCGTACGCCTGATCAAGATCGCCGCCGATTTGCCGCCGGTCGAGGTCAGCGTGCCCGGCCTGCCGGATGGCGCCGCCGACTCCGTCAATCAGGCGACGATCAATGATCGTTCGCCCAGCCGTCGCATCCACGGCTCCGAAGGCGAAAAGGTCCAACTCGCCAAGTACATCCGCCGCGTCGACGCGGCCCTGCGTCCCGTACTCGCCAATGATGACCTTCCCGTCGTCCTCGCGGCAACCGAGCCGGTCGCATCAATGGTCCGATCGATAAGCGGCATCGAATTCGAGACGGACACTATCGCTGGCAGTCCGGACCGATTGACGGAAGCCGAACTGGCTACTGCGGCACGCCCTGTTCTCGACGGGCGCTATGCCCGACGCGTCAGCGATTTTGCCGAGCTGTTCGAAAGCCGGGCCGGGCAGAACCGCGCGGTTTCCGACCTGTCCGACGCGGCCCGCGCTGCCACCTTCGGCGCGATCGATACTTTGCTGGTCGACATGGACAATATGGTCAGCGGCTATGTGGACGAGGAGACCGGTGCGGTGGAATTCTCCGATACCAACGATGCCTTCGACTACGGGATTGTAGACGAGATCGCCGGCCGCGCCCTTGCGTCGGGCGCCAAGGTGATGGCTGTGCGCCGTCAGGATCTGCCGCGCGATGCCGATCTGGCCGCCATCCTGCGCTACCCGGTCTGACCCAGACAAGCCGCCACCATCTCGGTGGCGGCTCTTGCCGCCTTGCCTGTTGCCGCGCTACTTCCTTGAGCGGGAAGGGTGTCCACAATGCTCAGGCTGATCATCGGCAACAAGAATTACTCGTCGTGGTCGCTGCGGCCCTGGCTGGCGCTTCGCATGCTCGACGTCCCGTTCGAAGAGCATTTGCAACCCTTCGTCGCCCACGGCAGCCATGACGCGTTCCGGGCATTTTCGCCGACCGGACGCGTGCCGCTCCTGGTGGACGGAGACATCACGGTTTGGGATTCCCTGGCCATCGTTGATTACGTCGCCGAAATCCATCCGGCGATGTGGCCCACCGACCGGACCGCTCGGGCCTATGCGCGCGCCGTTACCGCCGAGATGCACGCAGGCTTTAGCCACTTGCGCAATGTCTGCACCATGAATTGCGGACTGCGCGTCGCATTGCATGCGCGCACGCCCGGGCTTGAGCGCGATCTCGCCCGCATTGCCGAAATCTGGACCACCGGCATCCAGCGCTTTGGCGGACCGTTCATTGCCGGTGAGGACTTTACCGCAGCCGATGCCTTCTATGCGCC harbors:
- the xdhA gene encoding xanthine dehydrogenase small subunit is translated as MVEVANAIRFLLNGEEVTLTDVAPDLTLLDWLRLERRLRGSKEGCAEGDCGACTVLVGKLLGEEIIYDSVTACIRFVGSLHGTHVVTIEHLRGENGALHPVQQAMVDHHGSQCGFCTPGFVMSLYGLWMRNPDPSRVAIEKALQGNLCRCTGYAPIIRAGQAISSHGRPEGDPLWAERIAVKDKIRAMHDGRRVEIGEGDRRIIIPASLDDFATIYESYPDARIVAGSTDVGLWVTKFMRPIGPVIFIGHLQELKRIADNDSEVRFYAGVTYSEALPVIEANLPQLSELWNRFAGEQVRNMGTIGGNIANGSPIGDTPPPFIALGAKLSLRRGEHRREIKLEDYFIAYGKQDRQPGEFVESVTIPLLPAGETFATYKLSKRREEDISALCGAFRVFVNDAGTVGMARIAFGGMAATPKRAKSVETALIGKPWTMETVEEVVAHFAEDYQPISDMRASADYRLLAAKNLLKRFFLDSQGQGERLKREVA
- the uraH gene encoding hydroxyisourate hydrolase, with protein sequence MAGGALTTHVLDTMHGTPARGMRLELHYVHGDHTHHLVDSYTNADGRVDQPLLSDQFQQGEYEIRFHVGQYFERIGVEIETPFLDVVPIRFTISEDRHYHVPLLVSPFAYSTYRGS
- a CDS encoding LysR family transcriptional regulator; this encodes MRHPPDRPREHALSAALLSRVFHQPSLIYFNAVATYLSIREAARRLDVASSAVTRQVAQLEDALGIALFLREKRRLRLSPAGEILFRHSRRLAAPIEAAVSEIELLRGVRAGSVRIATAESVGLSFLPDLISDFGKRYPRLTLDVSIIPSAEVIERLVDERIDIGFGFIAKPPRQVDIAFRRDVSIGVVMSPAHPLASVDRLTVAQCLDYPLAVGKPEISIREVIEPFLRGSSGITPPMVEVNSIRLLVELALGGHYASIMTPIGAQHEIAAGRLIFRPLGDSGLPTNRFGIMVRSGSSLHLAPAIFYDHAKAFFEGLALPGAIQP
- a CDS encoding ArsR/SmtB family transcription factor, which codes for MSDLQDALFRSLADPTRRAIFEHLCKSGEQTVGTLTSSAGVAQPTVSKHLAVLKQAGLVKDRPQGRQTHYSARIEALAPLTDWTREMTGFWEGRLDALENLLTRMDQ
- a CDS encoding DUF1801 domain-containing protein, whose product is MTFSKNSAADLATGATPTELIDKRIADLSDWRGAKLAEIRKLIRTALPDVVEEWKWGKPVWSHNGILCTGEVYKGYVKTTFPKGASLDDPDHLFNSSMDGNVRRAIDFFESEPIDAAAFQALIRAASAANGNR
- a CDS encoding SRPBCC family protein encodes the protein MSASTELRSVVVEREIAQPASRIWKALTQSHLISEWLMNNDFDLKVGHKFKLRGEWGGILDCEVLAIEPERSLSYTWNFANDDPLYALQSIVTYTLTPTVSGTHLRVEQSGFHPSQKQAYGGAHAGWKSFLDKLETVAAAQD
- the puuE gene encoding allantoinase PuuE, which translates into the protein MNRYPRDMHGYGQTPPHANWPGGAHVAVQFVLNYEEGGENNVLHGDAASEAFLVDVLGAQPWPNQRHANVESMYEYGARAGFWRLHRLFTEANLPVTIYGVATALMRAPAQLAAMQEAGWEIASHGYKWVQHKDMSPADERAQIAEAIRLHTIATGERPQGWYTGRSSLNTVDLVAEAGGFAYISDTYDDDLPYWKVIAGKPQLIIPYTLSANDMRFVTAPGFDNGDEYFTFLKDSFDCLYAEGQAGSPKMMSIGLHCRLVGQPGRYQGLKKFVDYIGTFDKVWVPTRLAIARHWAEHHPYVAPDVIPSQLEKAEFVSRYGSIFEHSHWIAERAWEAEMGPANDTAIGLHFALRTQFRMATPEERLAVLRAHPDLAGKLAAAKRLTAESTAEQSSAGLDALTDAERAHFTALNTSYVEKFGFPFIIAVRDHTKASILENFERRVASSAAEEFAAACAQVERIAYLRLKAVLP
- a CDS encoding SRPBCC domain-containing protein produces the protein MAYEFTVKGRIAKPVHEVFEAVADPGELSAYFTTGGAQGRLQTGATVTWDFHDFPGAFPVHVVEVVPDRKIVLRWDAAPDDDPAGLYQTTVTMLFEGLEDGRTLVTIHEGGFRETDAGRKGAFGNCEGWTGMLCAMRIWKEHGIRFREGFYK
- a CDS encoding ArsR/SmtB family transcription factor, with product MSNDDLDDLIFKALGHRVRRRILDQLKAQTLTTGMLCARFPELDRCTVMQHLGVLEEAGLVVAERRGRERWNHLDALPVHAIHERWIGPYAAYAASMLGRLKTMSELTE
- a CDS encoding glutathione S-transferase family protein, whose translation is MLRLIIGNKNYSSWSLRPWLALRMLDVPFEEHLQPFVAHGSHDAFRAFSPTGRVPLLVDGDITVWDSLAIVDYVAEIHPAMWPTDRTARAYARAVTAEMHAGFSHLRNVCTMNCGLRVALHARTPGLERDLARIAEIWTTGIQRFGGPFIAGEDFTAADAFYAPVAFRLQTYSISLGTVADAYARRLLDLPPMREWYEAAIAETWREPDHEAEVLAAGTIIEDLRRTT